GCGAGACAATTGGCCAATGAATCAAAAATCTCTATCCCTGACCAACGAGAATATTGGCGATACCTCGAACTCATTGCCGAAACTATGACTGGAGAATTGTCATGAAAACCCACATAATGGAGCCTCACATGTCCCATCCGTCTACCACCCCAGCCGACTCACCGAATTCATTGATGGGAAAGATGCTCATCGGGTGTATTCTGTTGGCGGGCATCGGTACATTTTTCTATTTTGACCTTAATCACTATCTCTCGCTCGAATCATTAAAGGAAAATCGAGACACCTTATTAGCCTACACCGCCTCACATTATGAAACCGCAGCCGCGGTATTTATTCTCGTGTATATTCTCCAAACAGCGTTCTCCCTTCCAGGCGGAGCGATCCTCACGTTGACAGGAGGATTCTTATTTGGAAGCCTGATGGGTACGCTATTCGTCAATGTCGGAGCCACCGCCGGAGCCACGCTCGCCTTTTTAGCCGCCCGCTATCTGCTCCACGATTGGGTGGAGCGCAAATTTGGCGACCGGCTCGGGACCATTCAAGAAGGATTTGCCAACAATGCGTTTAATTATCTCATGACGCTTCGACTTATTCCGGCCTTTCCATTTTTTCTCGTGAACCTGGTCTCCGGCCTCACCCGTGTCAACCTCGGCACCTATGTGCTGGCGACGTCCATTGGCATTATTCCGGGCAGTTTTGTTTTTGCCTTTGCGGGCCGCCAATTGGGCACAATCAATTCCTTGAGCGAAATTGCCAGCCCACCGGTCTTACTCGCCTTTACGCTCCTGGGCTTATTAGCCCTCATGCCGGTGGCCTATCAGAAATGGAAGAAGACTCAAAGCGGAACCATCAATCCTAAACCGTAAATGACTGAACCCCTTTACTAAACTAGAGGTCTCAGATGAACACCCCACAATCACCAACCCATAGCGGTTTAGTTCTTCCCCATGACGACTATAACCAGGAGTTGGTCAACAATGTGCATCCGCCCCAATGGGAGAATCCTAGGCCATCCGGACGATATAACCTCGTCATCATCGGGGCCGGCACTGCTGGGTTGGTCACCGCTGCCATTGCGTCAGCCCTCGGAGCCAAAGTGGCGCTAATTGAACGACACCTGATGGGCGGAGACTGCTTGAACGTAGGATGTGTGCCCTCCAAAGGCGTCATACGGGCGGCTAAAGCCTGGCACGCCGTCAGAGAGGCCGAACAATTCGGTGTGCATATTTCCGGTGAGGTCAAACAGGATTTCGGTGCAGCCATGGCCCGCATGCGAAAACTCAGGGCCCGGATCAGTCATGTCGACTCAGCGCATCGCTATACCAAACTTGGAGTGGATGTCTTTATCGGAAACGGCAGGTTCACCGGCTCAAGCACCATCGATGTGGATGGAACGACATTACAATTTGCCAAAGCGGTCGTCTGCACAGGAGCCCGCGCCACCGCCCCATCGATTCCAGGTTTGGCAGATACCAAATATCTCACCAACGAAACCATCTTTTCTCTGACGGAACTTCCTCAGAGACTGGGAGTGATTGGTGCCGGCCCCATTGGCTGTGAATTGGCCCAATCATTTGCCCGATTCGGCAGTCAGGTATATTTGGTGGAAGCTATGCATGGCATTCTTCCCAATGAAGACCGCGACGCGGCCGACATCGTGGAGCAATCGATGTTGCGGGACGGCGTGCAACTGCTCTGTTGCGGAAAAGACTTGAACATTCACTCGGCAAACGGCGCCAAACACCTCGTGGTGGATTCGCATGGCACACAGTATGACATCCCAGTTGATGAAATTCTGGTGGGCGTCGGTCGCAGTCCGAACATCGAAGGATTGGAGCTGGAGAGGGTCGGCGTCGAATTCGACAAAACCGGAGTCAAGGTCAACCACCGGCTTCAAACCAGCAACCCTAAGATTTTTGCGGCAGGAGATATCTGCTCTCCGTTCAAGTTCACCCATACGGCCGATGCCCAAGCACAGATCGTCATTCAGAACGCGTTGTTTCCTCACCCGTTCGGCCTCGGTTACGGCAGTACGGAACACCTGGTGATTCCCTGGGCGACCTATACCCAACCGGAAATTGCCCATGTCGGTCTCTATGAAAAGGATGCGAAGGACAAGGACATCCCGATCGACACCTTCACCTTTCCTCTTCATGAAGTCGATCGGGCTATTCTCGATGGAGAAGACCAAGGCTTTGCCAGAGTGCATGTAAAAAAAGGAACCGATACAATAGTTGGAGCCACCATCGTAGCCGCCCATGCGGGCGATATGATTAGTGAATTCACCCTAGCCATGAAGGGAGGCCTGGGACTCAACACCATCGCGGGCACCATTCACCCCTACCCGACCCAAGCGGAAGTCGTCAAAAAGTCGGCGAATGCCTGGCGGAAAACCACGCTGACGGAAGGAAAGAAACAGTTCCTCCGCAAACTCTTTGCGTGGACCCGGTAATGTCATGTCCCATCAATTACCTAATTCTAGTAGGTTGTGATCCTTTGCACTGCTTAGAGCGAACGGAATCGGTCAACAAATGATTCAAACAACACTCAGGGTTTATCGGCAAGCAGACATGACACGTATCACACCTCGACCCGCATTCTTCTCTGTCCTCACTCTCGTCTTCGGACTCTTGAGCCTGCCCCATTCGAATACGGGCATCGCCGCAAGCCCCGATCACCTCGTCGTCGGCAACTTTTCCATGGCTACTCCGGGAGAACCGTTTCCGCAAGGGTGGAAGCCGCTGACCTTTGACAACATCCCCGCACAGACTCAATATGATCTGGTCAAAGACGAACAGCAGGTGGTGGTCAAGGCCATCAGTCGTCAATCCTCCTCCGGCCTGACACGGGAGATTTCGATCGACCCAAAGGAATATCCGGTAATTGCGTGGCGATGGAAAGTCGAAAATATTCTTCAGAAAGGGGATGTCGCTCAAAAATCAGGAGATGACTATCCGGCACGGCTCTACATTACCTTCCAGTATGACAGCAGTCAGGTCGGGTTTTTTGAAAAGGCGAAATTAGAAACCATCAAATTGATTTATGGCCAATATCCCCCCATTGGAGCCATCAATTATATTTGGGAGAGTAAAAGTCCGGTGGGTACAATGGTTCCCAATCCTTATACGGACCGGGTCTACATGTTCGTCACGCAAAGCGGAAGTGCCAAATTGAACCAATGGGTAACCGAGGAACGCAATATCTATGAAGATTACAAGAAAGCATTCGGAGAAGATCCACCAAACATCTCAGGAGTCGCCATCATGACCGACACGGATAACACCAAAGAGTCGGCCGTCGCCTATTACGGGGATATTGTGTTCAAAAAATCCGGAAAAGAATGAGAGGAAAAGAGTGAAAAGAAGACATCAGGAGAAAAAATTCTGGATCAACCCACAGAAGGAAATCGTTGCGCTCTACTTCTCACGCATCCACGTTCCCTCCTCACACATTGCGAATCAATAATCCGGCTCATTCCCGATTTTCCATTTAATACTGCAACCCGCACTGGGCTTTTGCGCGACGAAAACAGGTTTCTTATCCAGAACGGCCTCCAGGGCCATGCGTAAATCCCACCCGGTCACGGGCTTCCCGTTTCCCGGCCGACTGTCATCCAATTGTCCCCGATACACCAGTTTGCGTTCTTCATTAAACACAAAAAAATCCGGTGTACAAGCCGCGGTCAAAGCCTTCGCCACCTCCTGAGATTCGTCATAACAATAGGGAAAATGAAACTCCAATTCCTCCGCCATTTCCTTCAGTCTTGTGGGAGAATCCTGAGGATAACGTTTCACATCATTACTACTGATCGCCACAATGCCAACATTTTTCTTTTGATAATCTCGACCGAGTTTGGCCAATTGCTCCTGCACATGAACGACATAAGGGCAATGTCGACAAATACACATCACCAGAATGGCCTGTTTCCCGACGAAACTTTCAGGGGACACCATATGACCTGTCCGAACATCCGGTAGTTCAAAGTGAGGCAAGGGCGTCCCCAACGGAAGCATCGTCGAATCTTTCAAGGCCATGGTTCACTCCTTTAGGCTAATCAATACTGATGGGTTCGTGCGAACCAGTACAGTCAAAAAATTTGAAGTCCTGTTTACCACATCGGATGGAAAGGGAGAAGGGGGCCACCGATCATCACTACGATGAACTAATCGACTTCAGAGTTGACAGAAGACTGAGGGGAGCGCTGCTTCCAGGCCCGAAACCGCTCAAGAAGCTCCTCTCTTACGTGTTGAGGGACGGGCTCCGGAGGCAATTGGCGTAGAGTCGCGATGGTGTATTTTATCTGACGTAAGAAATTACGGCAGG
Above is a window of Candidatus Nitrospira neomarina DNA encoding:
- a CDS encoding TVP38/TMEM64 family protein, with product MSHPSTTPADSPNSLMGKMLIGCILLAGIGTFFYFDLNHYLSLESLKENRDTLLAYTASHYETAAAVFILVYILQTAFSLPGGAILTLTGGFLFGSLMGTLFVNVGATAGATLAFLAARYLLHDWVERKFGDRLGTIQEGFANNAFNYLMTLRLIPAFPFFLVNLVSGLTRVNLGTYVLATSIGIIPGSFVFAFAGRQLGTINSLSEIASPPVLLAFTLLGLLALMPVAYQKWKKTQSGTINPKP
- a CDS encoding DUF3047 domain-containing protein, with amino-acid sequence MTRITPRPAFFSVLTLVFGLLSLPHSNTGIAASPDHLVVGNFSMATPGEPFPQGWKPLTFDNIPAQTQYDLVKDEQQVVVKAISRQSSSGLTREISIDPKEYPVIAWRWKVENILQKGDVAQKSGDDYPARLYITFQYDSSQVGFFEKAKLETIKLIYGQYPPIGAINYIWESKSPVGTMVPNPYTDRVYMFVTQSGSAKLNQWVTEERNIYEDYKKAFGEDPPNISGVAIMTDTDNTKESAVAYYGDIVFKKSGKE
- a CDS encoding mercuric reductase; translated protein: MNTPQSPTHSGLVLPHDDYNQELVNNVHPPQWENPRPSGRYNLVIIGAGTAGLVTAAIASALGAKVALIERHLMGGDCLNVGCVPSKGVIRAAKAWHAVREAEQFGVHISGEVKQDFGAAMARMRKLRARISHVDSAHRYTKLGVDVFIGNGRFTGSSTIDVDGTTLQFAKAVVCTGARATAPSIPGLADTKYLTNETIFSLTELPQRLGVIGAGPIGCELAQSFARFGSQVYLVEAMHGILPNEDRDAADIVEQSMLRDGVQLLCCGKDLNIHSANGAKHLVVDSHGTQYDIPVDEILVGVGRSPNIEGLELERVGVEFDKTGVKVNHRLQTSNPKIFAAGDICSPFKFTHTADAQAQIVIQNALFPHPFGLGYGSTEHLVIPWATYTQPEIAHVGLYEKDAKDKDIPIDTFTFPLHEVDRAILDGEDQGFARVHVKKGTDTIVGATIVAAHAGDMISEFTLAMKGGLGLNTIAGTIHPYPTQAEVVKKSANAWRKTTLTEGKKQFLRKLFAWTR
- a CDS encoding anti-sigma factor family protein; amino-acid sequence: MDINLKHKLMRYMVGNFSCQEISQLITDYLDGSLTLTERIRFQMHLGLCFACRNFLRQIKYTIATLRQLPPEPVPQHVREELLERFRAWKQRSPQSSVNSEVD
- a CDS encoding thioredoxin family protein, giving the protein MALKDSTMLPLGTPLPHFELPDVRTGHMVSPESFVGKQAILVMCICRHCPYVVHVQEQLAKLGRDYQKKNVGIVAISSNDVKRYPQDSPTRLKEMAEELEFHFPYCYDESQEVAKALTAACTPDFFVFNEERKLVYRGQLDDSRPGNGKPVTGWDLRMALEAVLDKKPVFVAQKPSAGCSIKWKIGNEPDY